In Ostrea edulis chromosome 4, xbOstEdul1.1, whole genome shotgun sequence, a single window of DNA contains:
- the LOC125669412 gene encoding serine/arginine repetitive matrix protein 1-like isoform X5, which yields MEIIWLQRPHESIPWGFRLQGGREFGQPLAVQRVVPGSVADGSLSSGDLILKIGNHNVTNAYHSEGQDHIKNAGNTLQLTIKKVPRVAASCPVSPTSSQSFSFPNPIKPSAYRAFSPDNDRLSFQRPLRSQYSADDDHLRHFQSLPRHRVTAGGMHSSGMDNNDPYSSRKHDSDGSFDRGCFTMPKHSPYRPSNVQAPSSHFRSGSSDSSGYHTSYSPATVESPIGNQQHNLSSASTPPKSFYGPGPGISPPSYERSLSERNRPFSPLYNRQNSFERSNEDQFGLRINDESTHLPREYSENLNGTRTPHQLVRQTSREQPIYKGYQSDFSSGRSNVISPSSEYSRSPNEIRRQLSFGSNIQSPTLGRAESSKYIGGNSQPRGFQRSQIYNENRAEEKPVIQYQRQTSSGTLPKYESTISSPPPGHHPKQDGEKPEPPVRSHSFEHRVRKPSYSSSTGISSIEDILSPFEKFQTSNYFNEFYNKEQPKSPPTSYKSNSFDTPSYSSPPTDVSPNLRQREDNNKTYRDRSFPNTIHNSGNQVEESVLQDSNKEAGDRQEMTSYNRFAPPPPMAPPPPPPPPPPPPPPPPAPGFPGSGRQPFRKPIQQPISNEQRTPGDGSPVTQGQFSDKIPDAVLNTMLKNQGSGTPKPFAYITGGIDLKEFKQKRNRPPPPVMPKSYRGPELSMPEPSADYGQPSPPARSQQFQPQQVYQQTSPQYYSNNPASYQQQPQRSPGAYRHAQYNSPIQMYSQNNAEDALRLQSGGAVTGISGARSRQRRCSEPAASLSRSNFSLPNKTIRYPEKPQQDIQQSAVYKMVQEADGKGKTGIQQPSHIYTGPQYSPEITSPEADDDKPRFLKARKTGLSFRVLQWMTDTDDLDDETVEDDVDNTMDNEQVGNYEQTSIRYTGKHIPSPSFRVLQRFADEAETYDPPVTKRGPQLESDDLEDTDDGLPDTLSGEELTDKRYTGSAIPSRSFRMLQMSVGNGDSSETAPPKSSPPSANQQQSHAQPKITIITRSHAVPSPMQPPEDVPSTDF from the exons ATGGAAATTATTTGGCTTCAACGTCCCCATGAGAGTATCCCCTGGGGATTTCGTCTGCAAGGGGGACGGGAATTTGGTCAGCCCCTTGCCGTGCAAAGG GTGGTACCCGGAAGTGTAGCAGACGGTTCCCTGTCATCCGGggacttaattttgaaaatcggGAACCATAATGTGACAAATGCCTATCACTCCGAGGGCCAGGATCACATCAAAAACGCCGGAAACACCCTTCAGCTTACGATTAAGAA AGTTCCGAGGGTCGCTGCCAGCTGTCCGGTGAGTCCTACATCCTCTCAGAGTTTCAGTTTCCCAAACCCGATCAAACCATCCGCCTACCGTGCCTTCTCACCAGACAATGACAGGCTGTCATTTCAACGTCCACTCCGAAGTCAGTATTCGGCAGACGATGATCATTTACGTCATTTTCAGTCTTTACCACGACACAGAGTAACAGCTGGCGGAATGCACTCAAGTGGCATGGATAACAATGATCCGTACTCATCCAGAAAACATGACAGCGATGGTTCTTTTGATCGTGGGTGTTTCACTATGCCAAAGCATTCGCCATACCGACCAAGTAATGTTCAAGCACCATCATCACATTTTCGAAGCGGCAGTAGTGACAGCAGTGGGTATCATACATCCTACAGCCCAGCAACAGTAGAATCACCTATTGGGAACCAGCAGCATAATCTGTCGTCTGCTTCTACGCCACCAAAGAGTTTTTACGGTCCAGGGCCTGGTATTTCTCCTCCGTCTTACGAGAGAAGTCTCTCCGAGAGAAACCGACCgttttctccattgtacaacCGCCAGAATTCTTTTGAACGGAGTAACGAGGACCAGTTCGGTCTCAGAATTAATGACGAATCTACACATCTACCCAGAGAATACTCCGAGAATCTAAACGGTACAAGAACGCCACATCAGCTTGTGAGACAAACTTCAAGGGAGCAACCTATTTACAAGGGATACCAGTCTGACTTTTCTAGTGGAAGATCGAATGTGATATCACCCTCTAGTGAGTATAGTAGATCACCTAATGAAATACGACGGCAATTGTCATTTGGATCTAATATTCAAAGCCCTACTCTTGGTCGTGCCGAATCCTCCAAATATATAGGAGGAAATTCACAACCACGAGGATTTCAAAGGAGCCAGATATATAATGAGAATAGAGCAGAAGAGAAACCTGTAATACAATATCAGAGACAGACATCATCAGGAACATTACCCAAGTACGAGTCAACAATCTCATCACCACCTCCTGGCCACCATCCAAAACAAGATGGCGAAAAACCAGAGCCGCCTGTTAGGTCGCACAGCTTTGAGCATCGTGTGAGAAAACCGAGTTACAGCAGTTCTACAGGAATTAGTTCTATAGAGGATATTTTGTCTCCGTTTGAGAAATTTCAAACCTCCAACTATTTCAACGAATTCTACAACAAGGAACAGCCAAAGTCACCCCCAACCAGCTATAAGTCGAATAGTTTCGATACTCCAAGCTACAGCTCCCCACCGACGGATGTTTCTCCAAACTTGCGTCAACGGGAGGACAACAATAAAACGTATAGGGATCGAAGCTTTCCAAACACTATCCACAACTCTGGAAATCAGGTAGAAGAATCAGTTTTACAAGACTCTAACAAGGAAGCAGGAGACAGACAGGAAATGACGTCATATAATCGGTTTGCACCACCTCCTCCAATGGCACCCCCACCGCCTCCTCCTcctccaccaccaccaccaccacctccCCCTGCCCCTGGATTCCCAGGATCCGGACGACAGCCCTTCAGAAAACCAATACAG CAGCCAATCAGCAATGAACAAAGAACGCCAGGGGATGGGAGTCCCGTCACCCAAGGACAATTCTCGGATAAAATCCCTGACGCAGTGTTAAACACCATGCTGAAAAACCAAGGGAGTGGGACTCCAAAGCCATTTGCATACATCACAGGGGGCATAGACCTAAAAGAATTCAAACAAAAGAGAAA CCGACCTCCACCTCCTGTGATGCCAAAGTCTTACCGCGGTCCAGAATTAAGCATGCCTGAACCGTCTGCAGATTATGGTCAACCGTCGCCACCAGCTAGATCACAGCAATTCCAGCCTCAACAAGTGTATCAGCAGACGTCACCGCAATACTACTCAAATAACCCAGCGAGCTATCAACAGCAACCACAGAGATCACCTGGTGCCTATAGACATGCACAGTACAATTCACCGATACAAATGTACTCGCAAAATAACGCAGAAGATGCACTGCGCTTGCAGAGTGGCGGTGCAGTGACGGGGATTTCTGG TGCTCGGTCCCGCCAGAGACGGTGTTCAGAGCCGGCGGCTTCACTGTCGCGATCTAACTTCTCATTGCCAAACAAGACGATTCG TTATCCAGAGAAACCCCAGCAGGACATTCAACAATCTGCAGTTTACAAAATGGTTCAGGAAGCGGACGGCAAAGGTAAGACGGGTATTCAACAGCCTTCGCATATCTATACCGGTCCACAATATAGTCCGGAAATTACGTCACCGGAAGCTGATGATGACAAGCCAAGGTTTCTTAAAGCAAGAAAAACAGGCTTGTCCTTTCGTGTATTACAATGGATGACTGACACAGACGACTTGGATGATGAAACTGTCGAAGACGACGTAGATA ACACTATGGACAATGAACAAGTGGGGAACTACGAACAGACGTCTATCCGTTACACCGGAAAACATATACCCTCACCTTCATTCAGAGTTTTACAGCGATTCGCAGACGAAGCGGAGACATACG ATCCCCCCGTAACTAAAAGAGGCCCCCAGTTAGAGAGCGACGACTTGGAGGATACAGACGATGGACTACCCGACACACTCAGCGGGGAGGAATTAACCGACAAACGATACACCGGAAGTGCTATCCCATCACGCTCCTTTCGCATGTTGCAGATGTCAGTTGGAAATGGCGACTCGTCTGAAACTG
- the LOC125669412 gene encoding serine/arginine repetitive matrix protein 1-like isoform X8, translating into MEIIWLQRPHESIPWGFRLQGGREFGQPLAVQRVVPGSVADGSLSSGDLILKIGNHNVTNAYHSEGQDHIKNAGNTLQLTIKKVPRVAASCPVSPTSSQSFSFPNPIKPSAYRAFSPDNDRLSFQRPLRSQYSADDDHLRHFQSLPRHRVTAGGMHSSGMDNNDPYSSRKHDSDGSFDRGCFTMPKHSPYRPSNVQAPSSHFRSGSSDSSGYHTSYSPATVESPIGNQQHNLSSASTPPKSFYGPGPGISPPSYERSLSERNRPFSPLYNRQNSFERSNEDQFGLRINDESTHLPREYSENLNGTRTPHQLVRQTSREQPIYKGYQSDFSSGRSNVISPSSEYSRSPNEIRRQLSFGSNIQSPTLGRAESSKYIGGNSQPRGFQRSQIYNENRAEEKPVIQYQRQTSSGTLPKYESTISSPPPGHHPKQDGEKPEPPVRSHSFEHRVRKPSYSSSTGISSIEDILSPFEKFQTSNYFNEFYNKEQPKSPPTSYKSNSFDTPSYSSPPTDVSPNLRQREDNNKTYRDRSFPNTIHNSGNQVEESVLQDSNKEAGDRQEMTSYNRFAPPPPMAPPPPPPPPPPPPPPPPAPGFPGSGRQPFRKPIQQPISNEQRTPGDGSPVTQGQFSDKIPDAVLNTMLKNQGSGTPKPFAYITGGIDLKEFKQKRNRPPPPVMPKSYRGPELSMPEPSADYGQPSPPARSQQFQPQQVYQQTSPQYYSNNPASYQQQPQRSPGAYRHAQYNSPIQMYSQNNAEDALRLQSGGAVTGISGYPEKPQQDIQQSAVYKMVQEADGKGRKPRQPRDPLLRHNSIDDEMRFSGLNKKTDIPSKAFMKLNQLSVNDTQDSSVQSQCNDQGENKQDTMDNEQVGNYEQTSIRYTGKHIPSPSFRVLQRFADEAETYDPPVTKRGPQLESDDLEDTDDGLPDTLSGEELTDKRYTGSAIPSRSFRMLQMSVGNGDSSETAPPKSSPPSANQQQSHAQPKITIITRSHAVPSPMQPPEDVPSTDF; encoded by the exons ATGGAAATTATTTGGCTTCAACGTCCCCATGAGAGTATCCCCTGGGGATTTCGTCTGCAAGGGGGACGGGAATTTGGTCAGCCCCTTGCCGTGCAAAGG GTGGTACCCGGAAGTGTAGCAGACGGTTCCCTGTCATCCGGggacttaattttgaaaatcggGAACCATAATGTGACAAATGCCTATCACTCCGAGGGCCAGGATCACATCAAAAACGCCGGAAACACCCTTCAGCTTACGATTAAGAA AGTTCCGAGGGTCGCTGCCAGCTGTCCGGTGAGTCCTACATCCTCTCAGAGTTTCAGTTTCCCAAACCCGATCAAACCATCCGCCTACCGTGCCTTCTCACCAGACAATGACAGGCTGTCATTTCAACGTCCACTCCGAAGTCAGTATTCGGCAGACGATGATCATTTACGTCATTTTCAGTCTTTACCACGACACAGAGTAACAGCTGGCGGAATGCACTCAAGTGGCATGGATAACAATGATCCGTACTCATCCAGAAAACATGACAGCGATGGTTCTTTTGATCGTGGGTGTTTCACTATGCCAAAGCATTCGCCATACCGACCAAGTAATGTTCAAGCACCATCATCACATTTTCGAAGCGGCAGTAGTGACAGCAGTGGGTATCATACATCCTACAGCCCAGCAACAGTAGAATCACCTATTGGGAACCAGCAGCATAATCTGTCGTCTGCTTCTACGCCACCAAAGAGTTTTTACGGTCCAGGGCCTGGTATTTCTCCTCCGTCTTACGAGAGAAGTCTCTCCGAGAGAAACCGACCgttttctccattgtacaacCGCCAGAATTCTTTTGAACGGAGTAACGAGGACCAGTTCGGTCTCAGAATTAATGACGAATCTACACATCTACCCAGAGAATACTCCGAGAATCTAAACGGTACAAGAACGCCACATCAGCTTGTGAGACAAACTTCAAGGGAGCAACCTATTTACAAGGGATACCAGTCTGACTTTTCTAGTGGAAGATCGAATGTGATATCACCCTCTAGTGAGTATAGTAGATCACCTAATGAAATACGACGGCAATTGTCATTTGGATCTAATATTCAAAGCCCTACTCTTGGTCGTGCCGAATCCTCCAAATATATAGGAGGAAATTCACAACCACGAGGATTTCAAAGGAGCCAGATATATAATGAGAATAGAGCAGAAGAGAAACCTGTAATACAATATCAGAGACAGACATCATCAGGAACATTACCCAAGTACGAGTCAACAATCTCATCACCACCTCCTGGCCACCATCCAAAACAAGATGGCGAAAAACCAGAGCCGCCTGTTAGGTCGCACAGCTTTGAGCATCGTGTGAGAAAACCGAGTTACAGCAGTTCTACAGGAATTAGTTCTATAGAGGATATTTTGTCTCCGTTTGAGAAATTTCAAACCTCCAACTATTTCAACGAATTCTACAACAAGGAACAGCCAAAGTCACCCCCAACCAGCTATAAGTCGAATAGTTTCGATACTCCAAGCTACAGCTCCCCACCGACGGATGTTTCTCCAAACTTGCGTCAACGGGAGGACAACAATAAAACGTATAGGGATCGAAGCTTTCCAAACACTATCCACAACTCTGGAAATCAGGTAGAAGAATCAGTTTTACAAGACTCTAACAAGGAAGCAGGAGACAGACAGGAAATGACGTCATATAATCGGTTTGCACCACCTCCTCCAATGGCACCCCCACCGCCTCCTCCTcctccaccaccaccaccaccacctccCCCTGCCCCTGGATTCCCAGGATCCGGACGACAGCCCTTCAGAAAACCAATACAG CAGCCAATCAGCAATGAACAAAGAACGCCAGGGGATGGGAGTCCCGTCACCCAAGGACAATTCTCGGATAAAATCCCTGACGCAGTGTTAAACACCATGCTGAAAAACCAAGGGAGTGGGACTCCAAAGCCATTTGCATACATCACAGGGGGCATAGACCTAAAAGAATTCAAACAAAAGAGAAA CCGACCTCCACCTCCTGTGATGCCAAAGTCTTACCGCGGTCCAGAATTAAGCATGCCTGAACCGTCTGCAGATTATGGTCAACCGTCGCCACCAGCTAGATCACAGCAATTCCAGCCTCAACAAGTGTATCAGCAGACGTCACCGCAATACTACTCAAATAACCCAGCGAGCTATCAACAGCAACCACAGAGATCACCTGGTGCCTATAGACATGCACAGTACAATTCACCGATACAAATGTACTCGCAAAATAACGCAGAAGATGCACTGCGCTTGCAGAGTGGCGGTGCAGTGACGGGGATTTCTGG TTATCCAGAGAAACCCCAGCAGGACATTCAACAATCTGCAGTTTACAAAATGGTTCAGGAAGCGGACGGCAAAG GTAGAAAACCAAGGCAACCGAGGGACCCACTATTACGTCACAATTCAATTGATGACGAGATGAGATTTTCAGGATTAAACAAGAAAACAGATATACCGTCGAAAGCTTTTATGAAATTGAACCAACTGTCTGTCAACGATACACAAGACTCCTCTGTTCAATCACAGTGTAATGATCAAGGAGAAAACAAACAAG ACACTATGGACAATGAACAAGTGGGGAACTACGAACAGACGTCTATCCGTTACACCGGAAAACATATACCCTCACCTTCATTCAGAGTTTTACAGCGATTCGCAGACGAAGCGGAGACATACG ATCCCCCCGTAACTAAAAGAGGCCCCCAGTTAGAGAGCGACGACTTGGAGGATACAGACGATGGACTACCCGACACACTCAGCGGGGAGGAATTAACCGACAAACGATACACCGGAAGTGCTATCCCATCACGCTCCTTTCGCATGTTGCAGATGTCAGTTGGAAATGGCGACTCGTCTGAAACTG
- the LOC125669412 gene encoding serine/arginine repetitive matrix protein 1-like isoform X1 yields MEIIWLQRPHESIPWGFRLQGGREFGQPLAVQRVVPGSVADGSLSSGDLILKIGNHNVTNAYHSEGQDHIKNAGNTLQLTIKKVPRVAASCPVSPTSSQSFSFPNPIKPSAYRAFSPDNDRLSFQRPLRSQYSADDDHLRHFQSLPRHRVTAGGMHSSGMDNNDPYSSRKHDSDGSFDRGCFTMPKHSPYRPSNVQAPSSHFRSGSSDSSGYHTSYSPATVESPIGNQQHNLSSASTPPKSFYGPGPGISPPSYERSLSERNRPFSPLYNRQNSFERSNEDQFGLRINDESTHLPREYSENLNGTRTPHQLVRQTSREQPIYKGYQSDFSSGRSNVISPSSEYSRSPNEIRRQLSFGSNIQSPTLGRAESSKYIGGNSQPRGFQRSQIYNENRAEEKPVIQYQRQTSSGTLPKYESTISSPPPGHHPKQDGEKPEPPVRSHSFEHRVRKPSYSSSTGISSIEDILSPFEKFQTSNYFNEFYNKEQPKSPPTSYKSNSFDTPSYSSPPTDVSPNLRQREDNNKTYRDRSFPNTIHNSGNQVEESVLQDSNKEAGDRQEMTSYNRFAPPPPMAPPPPPPPPPPPPPPPPAPGFPGSGRQPFRKPIQQPISNEQRTPGDGSPVTQGQFSDKIPDAVLNTMLKNQGSGTPKPFAYITGGIDLKEFKQKRNRPPPPVMPKSYRGPELSMPEPSADYGQPSPPARSQQFQPQQVYQQTSPQYYSNNPASYQQQPQRSPGAYRHAQYNSPIQMYSQNNAEDALRLQSGGAVTGISGARSRQRRCSEPAASLSRSNFSLPNKTIRYPEKPQQDIQQSAVYKMVQEADGKGKTGIQQPSHIYTGPQYSPEITSPEADDDKPRFLKARKTGLSFRVLQWMTDTDDLDDETVEDDVDSRKPRQPRDPLLRHNSIDDEMRFSGLNKKTDIPSKAFMKLNQLSVNDTQDSSVQSQCNDQGENKQDTMDNEQVGNYEQTSIRYTGKHIPSPSFRVLQRFADEAETYDPPVTKRGPQLESDDLEDTDDGLPDTLSGEELTDKRYTGSAIPSRSFRMLQMSVGNGDSSETAPPKSSPPSANQQQSHAQPKITIITRSHAVPSPMQPPEDVPSTDF; encoded by the exons ATGGAAATTATTTGGCTTCAACGTCCCCATGAGAGTATCCCCTGGGGATTTCGTCTGCAAGGGGGACGGGAATTTGGTCAGCCCCTTGCCGTGCAAAGG GTGGTACCCGGAAGTGTAGCAGACGGTTCCCTGTCATCCGGggacttaattttgaaaatcggGAACCATAATGTGACAAATGCCTATCACTCCGAGGGCCAGGATCACATCAAAAACGCCGGAAACACCCTTCAGCTTACGATTAAGAA AGTTCCGAGGGTCGCTGCCAGCTGTCCGGTGAGTCCTACATCCTCTCAGAGTTTCAGTTTCCCAAACCCGATCAAACCATCCGCCTACCGTGCCTTCTCACCAGACAATGACAGGCTGTCATTTCAACGTCCACTCCGAAGTCAGTATTCGGCAGACGATGATCATTTACGTCATTTTCAGTCTTTACCACGACACAGAGTAACAGCTGGCGGAATGCACTCAAGTGGCATGGATAACAATGATCCGTACTCATCCAGAAAACATGACAGCGATGGTTCTTTTGATCGTGGGTGTTTCACTATGCCAAAGCATTCGCCATACCGACCAAGTAATGTTCAAGCACCATCATCACATTTTCGAAGCGGCAGTAGTGACAGCAGTGGGTATCATACATCCTACAGCCCAGCAACAGTAGAATCACCTATTGGGAACCAGCAGCATAATCTGTCGTCTGCTTCTACGCCACCAAAGAGTTTTTACGGTCCAGGGCCTGGTATTTCTCCTCCGTCTTACGAGAGAAGTCTCTCCGAGAGAAACCGACCgttttctccattgtacaacCGCCAGAATTCTTTTGAACGGAGTAACGAGGACCAGTTCGGTCTCAGAATTAATGACGAATCTACACATCTACCCAGAGAATACTCCGAGAATCTAAACGGTACAAGAACGCCACATCAGCTTGTGAGACAAACTTCAAGGGAGCAACCTATTTACAAGGGATACCAGTCTGACTTTTCTAGTGGAAGATCGAATGTGATATCACCCTCTAGTGAGTATAGTAGATCACCTAATGAAATACGACGGCAATTGTCATTTGGATCTAATATTCAAAGCCCTACTCTTGGTCGTGCCGAATCCTCCAAATATATAGGAGGAAATTCACAACCACGAGGATTTCAAAGGAGCCAGATATATAATGAGAATAGAGCAGAAGAGAAACCTGTAATACAATATCAGAGACAGACATCATCAGGAACATTACCCAAGTACGAGTCAACAATCTCATCACCACCTCCTGGCCACCATCCAAAACAAGATGGCGAAAAACCAGAGCCGCCTGTTAGGTCGCACAGCTTTGAGCATCGTGTGAGAAAACCGAGTTACAGCAGTTCTACAGGAATTAGTTCTATAGAGGATATTTTGTCTCCGTTTGAGAAATTTCAAACCTCCAACTATTTCAACGAATTCTACAACAAGGAACAGCCAAAGTCACCCCCAACCAGCTATAAGTCGAATAGTTTCGATACTCCAAGCTACAGCTCCCCACCGACGGATGTTTCTCCAAACTTGCGTCAACGGGAGGACAACAATAAAACGTATAGGGATCGAAGCTTTCCAAACACTATCCACAACTCTGGAAATCAGGTAGAAGAATCAGTTTTACAAGACTCTAACAAGGAAGCAGGAGACAGACAGGAAATGACGTCATATAATCGGTTTGCACCACCTCCTCCAATGGCACCCCCACCGCCTCCTCCTcctccaccaccaccaccaccacctccCCCTGCCCCTGGATTCCCAGGATCCGGACGACAGCCCTTCAGAAAACCAATACAG CAGCCAATCAGCAATGAACAAAGAACGCCAGGGGATGGGAGTCCCGTCACCCAAGGACAATTCTCGGATAAAATCCCTGACGCAGTGTTAAACACCATGCTGAAAAACCAAGGGAGTGGGACTCCAAAGCCATTTGCATACATCACAGGGGGCATAGACCTAAAAGAATTCAAACAAAAGAGAAA CCGACCTCCACCTCCTGTGATGCCAAAGTCTTACCGCGGTCCAGAATTAAGCATGCCTGAACCGTCTGCAGATTATGGTCAACCGTCGCCACCAGCTAGATCACAGCAATTCCAGCCTCAACAAGTGTATCAGCAGACGTCACCGCAATACTACTCAAATAACCCAGCGAGCTATCAACAGCAACCACAGAGATCACCTGGTGCCTATAGACATGCACAGTACAATTCACCGATACAAATGTACTCGCAAAATAACGCAGAAGATGCACTGCGCTTGCAGAGTGGCGGTGCAGTGACGGGGATTTCTGG TGCTCGGTCCCGCCAGAGACGGTGTTCAGAGCCGGCGGCTTCACTGTCGCGATCTAACTTCTCATTGCCAAACAAGACGATTCG TTATCCAGAGAAACCCCAGCAGGACATTCAACAATCTGCAGTTTACAAAATGGTTCAGGAAGCGGACGGCAAAGGTAAGACGGGTATTCAACAGCCTTCGCATATCTATACCGGTCCACAATATAGTCCGGAAATTACGTCACCGGAAGCTGATGATGACAAGCCAAGGTTTCTTAAAGCAAGAAAAACAGGCTTGTCCTTTCGTGTATTACAATGGATGACTGACACAGACGACTTGGATGATGAAACTGTCGAAGACGACGTAGATA GTAGAAAACCAAGGCAACCGAGGGACCCACTATTACGTCACAATTCAATTGATGACGAGATGAGATTTTCAGGATTAAACAAGAAAACAGATATACCGTCGAAAGCTTTTATGAAATTGAACCAACTGTCTGTCAACGATACACAAGACTCCTCTGTTCAATCACAGTGTAATGATCAAGGAGAAAACAAACAAG ACACTATGGACAATGAACAAGTGGGGAACTACGAACAGACGTCTATCCGTTACACCGGAAAACATATACCCTCACCTTCATTCAGAGTTTTACAGCGATTCGCAGACGAAGCGGAGACATACG ATCCCCCCGTAACTAAAAGAGGCCCCCAGTTAGAGAGCGACGACTTGGAGGATACAGACGATGGACTACCCGACACACTCAGCGGGGAGGAATTAACCGACAAACGATACACCGGAAGTGCTATCCCATCACGCTCCTTTCGCATGTTGCAGATGTCAGTTGGAAATGGCGACTCGTCTGAAACTG